In Lacerta agilis isolate rLacAgi1 chromosome 1, rLacAgi1.pri, whole genome shotgun sequence, the following proteins share a genomic window:
- the DICER1 gene encoding endoribonuclease Dicer codes for MKSPALQFLSMAGLQLMTPASSPMGPFFGLPWQQEAIHDNIYTPRKYQVELLEAALDHNTIVCLNTGSGKTFIAVLLIKELSYQIRGDFNKNGKRTVFLVNSANQVVQQVSTVRTHSDLKVGEYSSWEITEAWTKEKWNQEFAKYQVLVMTCRVALNILKNDHLSLSNINLLIFDECHLAIQDHPYREIMQLCESCPSCPRILGLTASILNGKCDPAELEEKIQKLENILKSSAETATDLVVLDRYTSQPCEIVVDCGPYADKSGLYERLLTELDDALHFLNDCNISVLCRERDSTLISKQILSDCRAVLLVLGPWCADKVAGMMVRELQKYIKHEQEELHRKFLLFTDTFLRKIHALCEEHFSPASLDLKFVTPKVIKLLEILRKYKPYERQQFESVEWYNNRNQDNYVSWSDSEDEDEDEEIEEKEKTETNFPSPFTNILCGIIFVERRYTAVVLNRLIKEAGKQDPELAYISSNFITGHGIGKNQPRSKQMEVEFRKQEEVLRKFRAHETNLLIATSIVEEGVDIPKCNLVVRFDLPTEYRSYVQSKGRARAPISNYIMLADSDKIKCFEEDLKTYKAIEKILRNKCSKSVDTSETENEPIIDDDDIFPPYVLRPEDGGPRVTINTAIGHINRYCARLPSDPFTHLAPKCKTRELPDNTFYSTLYLPINSPLRASIVGPPMNCTRLAERVVALICCEKLHKIGELDDHLMPVGKETVKYEEELDLHDEEETSVPGRPGSTKRRQCYPKAIPECLTDSYPKPDQPCYLYVIGMVLTTPLPDELNFRRRKLYPPEDTARCFGILTAKPIPQIPHFPVYTRSGEVTISIELKKSGFTLSLQMLELITRLHQYIFSHILRLEKPALEFRPTNADSAYCVLPLNVVDGSSTLDIDFKFMEDIEKSEARTGIPNTQYTKETPFIFKLEDYQDAVIIPRYRNFDQPHRFYVADVYTDLTPLSKFPSPEYETFAEYYKTKYNLDLTNLNQPLLDVDHTSSRLNLLTPRHLNQKGKALPLSSAEKRKAKWESLQNKQILVPELCAIHPIPASLWRKAVCLPSILYRLHCLLTAEELRSQTAIDAGVGVKSLPSDFRYPNLDFGWKKSIDSKSFISASSSSVAENENYFKHSTIVVPENAAYQGANKTSSADKHDQMSVSYRTLIESPSKLQNDVSVELATVNGVSYNKNLANGNFDLASRDFCQGNQLNYSRQEIPVQPTTSYPIQNLYNSENQLKPSNECTLLSNKYLDGNANKSTSDGCPRMALNTSASDACDLSKERMDSVTSPSKGYSSKTLGPNPGLILQALTLSNASDGFNLERLEMLGDSFLKHAITTYLFCTYPDAHEGRLSYMRSKKVSNCNLYRLGKKKGLPSRMVVSIFDPPVNWLPPGYIVNQDKSNADKWEKDEMAKEGLMSNGKLDDDYDDDDDDDLMWRVPKEEADFEDDFMEYDQEHIKFIDNMLMGSGAFVKKISLSPFSPTDNSYEWKPPKKSTLTNVQFASDFDDFDYSSWDAMCYLDPSKAVEEDDFVVGFWNPSEENCGIDAGKQSISYDLHTEQCIADKSIADCVEALLGCYLTSCGERAAQLFLCSLGLKVLPVIKKTDWESALYSYREHFNSQQKHSSAICVSASLANQESSLYKDLMYGCLKIPPRCMFDHPDAERTLHHLISGFENFEKKISYSFKNKAYLLQAFTHASYHYNTITDCYQRLEFLGDAILDYLITKHLYEDPRQHSPGVLTDLRSALVNNTIFASLAVKYDYHKYFKAVSPELFHVIDDFVQFQMEKNEMQGMDSELRRSEEDEEKEEDIEVPKAMGDIFESLAGAIYMDSGMSLEMVWQVYYPMMRPLIEKFSANVPRSPVRELLEMEPETAKFSPAERTYDGKVRVTVEVVGKGKFKGVGRSYRIAKSAAARRALRSLKANQPQVPNS; via the exons CTTTGTGAGAGTTGTCCATCATGCCCCCGAATTTTAGGATtaacagcttccattttaaatgGGAAATGTGATCCAGCAGAGTTAGAAGAGAAGATTCAGAAATTGGAGAACATTCTAAAGAGTAGTGCGGAAACTGCAACTGATTTAGTGGTTTTGGACAG GTATACTTCTCAGCCTTGTGAGATTGTGGTAGATTGTGGACCATATGCTGACAAAAGTGGGCTCTATGAAAGGTTGTTAACGGAGCTGGATGATGCACTTCACTTTCTGAATGATTGCAACATATCTGTgttgtgtagagagagagattctACCTTAATTTCTAAACAG ATACTGTCAGACTGCCGAGCAGTGTTGCTTGTTCTGGGACCCTGGTGTGCTGATAAAGTAGCTGGGATGATGGTGAGAGAGCTACAGAAGTACATAAAGCATGAGCAAGAGGAGCTGCACAGGAAATTTTTATTGTTTACAGATACTTTCCTAAGGAAAATACATGCACTCTGTGAAGAGCACTTCTCACCTGCCTCACTTGACCTGAAATTTGTAACCCCAAAAGTAATAAAACTGCTTGAAATTTTGCGTAAATACAAGCCCTATGAACGGCAACAGTTTGAAAGTGTTGAGTGGTATAATAATCGGAATCAGGATAATTATGTGTCCTGGAGTGATTCTGAGGATGAGGACGAAGATGAAGAAatagaggagaaagagaaaacggAAACTAATTTTCCTTCTCCCTTTACTAATATTTTATGTGGAATTATTTTTGTGGAAAGAAGATACACAGCAGTTGTTTTAAACAG GTTGATAAAAGAAGCTGGCAAACAAGACCCAGAGCTGGCTTACATCAGCAGCAATTTTATAACTGGACATGGCATTGGAAAGAATCAGCCCCGTAGTAAACAGATGGAAGTAGAATTCCGAAAGCAGGAAGAG GTACTTAGAAAATTTCGAGCACACGAGACCAACTTACTAATTGCAACTAGTATTGTAGAAGAGGGGGTTGACATACCAAAATGCAATTTGGTGGTTCGTTTTGATTTGCCCACAGAATATCGTTCCTATGTGCAGTCCAAAGGAAGGGCCAGGGCACCTATCTCAAATTACATCATGCTAGCAGATTCAGACAAAATCAAATGTTTTGAAGAAGATCTTAAAACCTACAAGGCAATTGAGAAG ATCCTGAGGAACAAATGCTCGAAGTCTGTGGATACTAGTGAAACGGAAAATGAACCCattatagatgatgatgatatcttCCCACCGTATGTGCTAAGACCAGAAGATGGCGGTCCAAGAGTCACAATAAACACTGCTATTGGGCACATTAATAG GTACTGTGCTAGACTGCCAAGTGACCCTTTTACTCATCTGGCTCCCAAGTGTAAAACTAGAGAACTCCCTGATAACACATTTTATTCAACTCTTTATCTACCTATCAATTCTCCTCTACGAGCATCAATAGTT GGTCCTCCAATGAATTGTACAAGATTGGCAGAGAGAGTTGTTGCTCTTATTTGCTGTGAAAAATTGCATAAGATTG GTGAACTGGATGATCACTTGATGCCTGTTGGGAAAGAGACAGTGAAATATGAGGAGGAACTTGATTTGCATGATGAAGAAGAAACCAGTGTTCCAGGAAGGCCAGGCTCTACAAAACGAAGGCAATGCTACCCTAAAGCT ATTCCAGAATGTTTGACGGATAGTTATCCCAAACCTGACCAACCCTGTTACCTTTATGTAATTGGAATGGTATTAACTACCCCTCTACCTGATGAGCTGAACTTCAGGCGGCGAAAGCTATATCCTCCTGAAGATACTGCAAGATGTTTTGGAATACTGACAGCCAAACCTATACCTCAG ATACCTCACTTTCCTGTGTATACCCGCTCGGGAGAAGTGACCATATCTATTGAGCTAAAGAAATCAGGATTCACTTTGTCTTTACAAATGCTTGAGTTGATAACAAGACTTCACCAGTACATTTTCTCTCACATTCTTCGGCTTGAGAAACCTGCACTAGAATTCAGACCTACCAATGCTGATTCAGCCTATTGTGTTCTACCTCTTAATGTTG tTGATGGCTCCAGCACTTTGGACATTGATTTTAAATTTATGGAAGATATTGAAAAATCTGAAGCACGTACAGGCATTCCCAATACACAGTATACAAAAGAGACaccttttattttcaaattagaAGACTACCAGGATGCAGTTATCATTCCAAG GTATCGAAATTTTGATCAGCCTCATCGATTTTATGTTGCTGATGTCTACACAGATCTTACTCCACTGAGCAAATTTCCTTCCCCAGAATATGAAACTTTTGCTGAATATTATAAAACCAAGTATAACCTTGACCTGACCAATCTCAACCAGCCATTGCTGGATGTGGACCACACATCTTCAAG ACTTAATCTTTTGACTCCTCGTCATCTGAATCAGAAGGGGAAAGCTCTCCCATTGAGTAGTGCTGAGAAGAGGAAAGCTAAGTGGGAAAGTCTACAGAACAAGCAG ATTCTGGTTCCAGAACTCTGTGCTATCCATCCTATTCCAGCATCGCTGTGGAGAAAAGCAGTTTGCCTCCCCAGCATTCTTTATCGTCTTCACTGCCTTTTGACAGCCGAGGAACTCAGATCCCAAACCGCCATTGATGCTGGTGTAGGAGTTAAGTCACTTCCTTCAGATTTCAG ATATCCTAACCTGGACTTTGGGTGGAAAAAGTCTATTGACAGCAAATCCTTCATCTCTGCTTCTAGCTCTTCTGTAGCAGAGAATGAAAATTATTTCAAGCACAGCACAATTGTAGTCCCTGAAAATGCTGCATATCAAGGTGCTAATAAAACCTCTTCTGCAGATAAGCATGACCAAATGTCTGTGAGCTACAGAACATTGATTGAGTCACCTAGTAAACTCCAAAATGACGTCTCAGTAGAACTGGCAACAGTTAATGGTGTTTCTTACAATAAAAATCTTGCCAACGGCAATTTTGACTTAGCTAGCCGAGACTTTTGCCAAGGAAATCAGCTAAATTACTCCAGGCAGGAAATACCTGTACAACCAACTACCTCGTATCCTATTCAGAATTTATACAACAGTGAGAACCAGCTCAAGCCCAGCAATGAATGTACTCTACTGAGTAATAAATATCTTGATGGAAATGCTAACAAATCTACCTCAGATGGATGTCCCAGAATGGCCCTGAACACCAGTGCTTCAGATGCTTGTGATCTTTCAAAGGAAAGAATGGATTCTGTAACAAGCCCTTCCAAGGGATACTCCTCAAAAACCCTTGGCCCAAACCCTGGTCTCATTCTTCAGGCTTTGACTCTCTCAAATGCTAGCGATGGATTTAATCTGGAGCGTCTTGAAATGCTTGGTGATTCATTTCTAAAGCATGCCATCACTACATATTTGTTTTGCACTTACCCTGATGCTCATGAGGGACGCCTGTCGTATATGAGAAGCAAAAAA gtcagcaattGTAACTTGTATCGTCTTGGAAAAAAGAAAGGGCTTCCTAGTCGCATGGTGGTATCTATTTTTGACCCACCTGTCAACTGGCTTCCTCCTGGTTACATAGTAAACCAAGACAAGAGTAATGCAGACAAATGGgaaaaagatgaaatg GCAAAAGAGGGATTGATGTCTAATGGAAAActtgatgatgattatgatgacgacgatgatgaCGACTTAATGTGGCGAGTACCCAAGGAGGAAGCTGACTTTGAGGATGACTTTATGGAATACGATCAGGAGCATATCAAATTCATTGACAATATGTTAATGGGTTCTGGAGCATTTGTGAAGAAAATATCCCTTTCCCCATTTTCACCCACTGATAACAGTTATGAATGGAAACCACCCAAAAAATCAACCTTGACTAATGTTCAGTTTGCATCAGATTTTGATGATTTTGATTACAGCTCATGGGATGCAATGTGCTATCTAGACCCTAGCAAGGCTGTGGAAGAGGATGACTTTGTAGTGGGTTTCTGGAATCCATCAGAGGAAAACTGTGGTATTGATGCTGGAAAACAGTCCATCTCCTATGACCTACATACAGAACAATGCATTGCTGACAAAAGCATTGCAGACTGTGTGGAAGCCCTTCTGGGCTGCTATCTGACCAGCTGTGGTGAAAGAGCTGCGCAGCTTTTCCTTTGTTCACTGGGGCTAAAAGTGCTTCCGGTTATTAAGAAAACTGATTGGGAGAGTGCTCTGTATTCCTACAGAGAGCATTTTAACAGCCAGCAGAAACATTCTTCAGCAATCTGTGTTTCTGCCTCTCTAGCCAATCAAGAGTCTTCTCTGTATAAAGACTTGATGTATGGCTGTTTAAAGATTCCTCCAAGATGTATGTTTGATCATCCAGATGCTGAGCGAACCTTACATCACCTTATATCTGGCTTTGAAAACTTCGAGAAGAAAATTAGCTACAGTTTTAAGAATAAGGCTTATCTACTTCAGGCATTTACTCATGCCTCCTATCAttacaacaccattactg ATTGTTACCAGCGGTTGGAATTCCTGGGAGATGCAATTTTGGACTACCTCATAACCAAGCACCTTTACGAAGACCCACGGCAGCACTCTCCTGGAGTTCTAACAGACCTGCGATCTGCTCTTGTTAACAACACCATCTTTGCCTCATTGGCTGTAAAGTACGACTACCACAAATACTTCAAAGCTGTCTCTCCCGAGTTGTTTCATGTTATTGATGACTTTGTGCAGTTTCagatggaaaaaaatgaaatgcaaggaATGGATTCCGAG CTCCGAAGAtctgaagaagatgaagaaaaagaggaggacaTAGAAGTACCAAAAGCCATGGGGGATATATTTGAGTCACTCGCTGGTGCCATTTACATGGATAGTGGAATGTCTCTTGAAATGGTTTGGCAAGTGTACTATCCAATGATGAGGCCATTAATAG AGAAATTCTCTGCAAATGTGCCCCGTTCCCCAGTACGAGAGCTGCTGGAAATGGAGCCAGAAACAGCTAAATTTAG TCCTGCAGAAAGAACCTATGATGGAAAGGTCAGAGTAACTGTGGAAGTTGTAGGAAAGGGAAAGTTCAAAGGTGTTGGAAGAAGCTATCGGATCGCCAAATCTGCTGCAGCAAGAAGAGCTCTACGAAGCCTCAAAGCAAATCAACCTCAGGTTCCAAATAGCTGA